A window of Parambassis ranga chromosome 10, fParRan2.1, whole genome shotgun sequence contains these coding sequences:
- the rufy1 gene encoding RUN and FYVE domain-containing protein 1, giving the protein MADEAGEVNTVTEECIEKQEQDEPEVSEPATDGEPDSRDGQACAEKPSPVAAENSWSAPILSLARKATETISSGMSYAAAPRKLSQGSAASSSTEKELENDLNSTANKLPVLPPKDPMVIERSNLLSMMKLSIKVLIQSSLSLGRTLDSEYPPLQQFFVVLEHCLKHGLKAKKSFIGQNKSIWGPLELVEKLCPESVNIATSARDMPGIKTGLGRARAWLHLALMQKKVADYLKTLLDHKDLLSEFYDSGALMMEEEGAVMGGLLVGLNVIDANLCIKGEDLDSLVGVIDFSLYLKDPANSETQKDDSKMTAILDQKHYIEELNRHLSCTVTDLQAKMDSLEKTNGKLMEELTAATDRINSLRDEREHLQKENESILKSSQKKEEVALQDSQVELETYKQTRQGLDEMYNVVWKQYKEEKRIRQELERELELQVGLKQEMEVAMKLLEKDTHEKQDTLAALRLQLDQVKTLNLQMFHKAQVSEQQAEKKQAEAEMLEHRMNEMEKAMVEMENRLQKSEQERKQNDQSDKDMRVELERKTDALQKQLTDLDTLRLGLENELCTEREQRQSLQKALQREQDNSVELRTQLQQLQGLHSELKDLKQEKQQLQQKCEQQEQALQEMGLHLSQSKLKMEDFKEVNKALKGHAWLKDDEATQCKQCQKEFSIARRKHHCRNCGDIYCNSCSSNELALPSYPRPVRVCDMCHSLLLQRSSSTAS; this is encoded by the exons ATGGCCGACGAGGCAGGGGAAGTAAACACAGTTACTGAGGAATGCATAGAAAAACAAGAGCAGGATGAGCCCGAAGTTTCAGAACCTGCGACTGACGGAGAACCGGACAGCAGGGACGGGCAGGCCTGTGCAGAGAAGCCGTCACCGGTGGCGGCAGAGAACAGCTGGTCTGCTCCTATCCTCTCTCTGGCTCGGAAGGCCACGGAGACGATTAGCAGCGGGATGAGCTACGCTGCTGCCCCGAGAAAGCTCTCACAGGGATCCGCTGCGAGCTCTTCGACCGAGAAAGAGCTGGAAAATGATCTCAACAGCACGGCAAACAAGCTTCCAG TTCTGCCCCCCAAAGACCCCATGGTAATAGAAAGATCCAACCTCCTCAGCATGATGAAGCTGAGCATCAAAGTGTTAATCCAGTCCTCCTTGAGTCTAGGCAGAACGTTAGACTCGGAGTaccctcctctgcagcagttTTTCGTTGTACTGGAGCATTGCCTCAAACATGGACTCAAAG CTAAGAAGTCCTTTATTGGTCAGAACAAGTCTATATGGGGGCCACTGGAACTGGTGGAGAAATTGTGCCCAGAGTCTGTCAACATTGCCACAAGTGCCAGAGACATGCCCGGCATTAA GACCGGTTTGGGGAGAGCAAGGGCTTGGTTACATTTGGCactaatgcagaaaaaagtagcAGACTATCTAAAAACCCTTCTGGACCATAAAGACCTCCTGAG TGAGTTTTATGACTCTGGAGCTctgatgatggaggaggagggggcagtgATGGGGGGACTCCTCGTGGGCCTCAATGTAATCGATGCTAACCTTTGTATCAAAGGGGAGGATCTTGATTCTCTG GTTGGAGTTATTGACTTCTCTCTTTACCTAAAAGATCCTGCTAACAGTGAGACTCAGAAAGA TGATTCTAAGATGACAGCCATATTAGATCAGAAGCACTACATTGAGGAGTTAAATCGCCACCTAAGTTGCACCGTCACTGACCTTCAGGCTAAGATGGACTCTCTAGAGAAGACTAACGGTAAACTTATGGAGGAG CtcacagcagcaacagacaGAATCAACTCTCTTCGGGATGAAAGGGAACACCTGCAAAAGGAGAACGAGTCGATCCTGAAGTCTAGCCAGAAAAAGGAAGAG GTAGCCCTTCAAGACAGTCAGGTGGAGCTGGAGACTTATAAACAGACACGACAAGGCCTGGATGAGATGTACAATGTGGTGTGGAAGCAGTACAAAGAGGAGAAGCGCATTCGCCAG GAGCTTGAGCGTGAACTGGAGCTCCAAGTGGGACTGAAGCAGGAGATGGAGGTGGCCATGAAACTACTAGAGAAGGACACACATGAGAAACAGGACACACTGGCAGCCCTGCGGCTCCAGCTAGACCAAGTCAAGACTCTAAATCTGCAAATGTTCCACAAAGCTCAG GTCTCAGAACAACAAGCAGAAAAGAAACAGGCAGAGGCTGAGATGCTTGAGCATAGGATGAATGAAATGGAGAAAGCCATGGTGGAAATGGAAAACCG GCTTCAGAAATCGGAGCAGGAGCGTAAGCAAAATGACCAGTCAGACAAAGATATGAGGGTGGAGCTGGAAAGAAAAACGGATGCTTTGCAGAAACAACTAACAGACTTGGATACACTAAG GCTGGGTTTGGAGAATGAGCTTTGCACTGAGAGGGAACAGAGACAAAGCCTTCAAAAAGCTCTTCAGCGGGAACAGGACAACAGTGTTGAACTCCGCacgcagctgcagcagctccagggCCTGCACTCG GAATTGAAGGATTTAAAgcaagagaagcagcagctgcagcagaagtgTGAGCAGCAGGAACAGGCTCTACAGGAGATGGGACTGCATCTCAGCCA GTCTAAACTCAAAATGGAGGACTTTAAAGAGGTCAACAAGGCTCTTAAG GGCCACGCTTGGCTGAAAGATGACGAAGCCACTCAATGCAAGCAATGCCAGAAGGAGTTCTCCATTGCACGCAGGAAG cACCACTGCAGAAACTGTGGAGACATCTACTGCAACAGTTGTTCCAGTAATGAGCTGGCCTTACCCTCCTATCCCCGGCCTGTGCGAGTGTGTGACATGTGCCACTCTCTACTGCTGCAgagaagctcctccacagcttcCTGA
- the hnrnph1 gene encoding heterogeneous nuclear ribonucleoprotein H isoform X1, with amino-acid sequence MADEGYVVRIRGLPWSCSVDEVQRFFSDCKIVSNGGGIHFTYTREGRPSGEAFVEFETEDDLKIAVKKDRETMGHRYVEVFKSNNVEMDWVMKHTGPNCPETAGDGLVRLRGLPFGCSKEEIVQFFSGLEIVPNGITLPVDIQGRSTGEAFVQFASQDIAEKALKKHKERIGHRYIEIFKSSRAEVRTHYEPQRKPMGMQRPGPYDRPSGGRGYNMMGRGGSYDRMRRGGYGGGVSDGRYGDGGSSFQSTTGHCVHMRGLPYRATETDIYNFFSPLNPVRVHIEIGPDGRVTGEADVEFATHEDAVAAMSKDKANMQHRYVELFLNSTAGGSNGAYGSQMMGGMGSQSSYSGGQLSSGYSGGYSSQGNMGGYSDYSNQGGMGSSYYGGGGGGGSRGSMNGLGGGWGM; translated from the exons ATGGCTGATGAGGGATACGTTGTGCGAATCAGGGGTCTCCCTTGGTCCTGTTCAGTGGATGAAGTACAAAGGTTTTTCTCAG ATTGCAAAATCGTCAGCAATGGAGGTGGCATCCACTTCACCTACACAAGAGAGGGACGTCCCAGCGGAGAGGCCTTTGTCGAATTTGAGACGGAAGATGACCTGAAAATTGCTGTGAAGAAGGACAGAGAAACTATGGGTCACAGATATGTAGAGG TGTTTAAATCAAACAACGTTGAGATGGACTGGGTCATGAAGCACACTGGCCCAAATTGCccagagacagcaggagatgGGCTTGTGCGGCTCAGAGGCCTTCCCTTTGGTTGCAGCAAGGAGGAGATAGTGCAGTTTTTCTCAG GGTTGGAAATCGTGCCAAATGGGATAACATTGCCGGTGGACATCCAGGGGAGGAGTACGGGGGAGGCCTTCGTGCAGTTTGCTTCACAGGATATAGCTGAAAAGGCTCTAAAGAAACACAAGGAAAGAATAGGGCACAG GTACATTGAGATCTTCAAGAGTAGCCGCGCTGAGGTGCGGACCCATTATGAACCCCAGCGGAAGCCTATGGGCATGCAGAGACCCGGCCCCTATGACCGCCCCTCAGGTGGTCGTGGCTACAACATGATGGGCCGAGGGGGATCCTATGACAGAATGCGTCGCGGAGGCTATGGAGGAG GTGTATCGGACGGACGGTATGGTGACGGCGGCTCTTCATTTCAGAGCACAACAGGCCACTGTGTCCACATGAGGGGCCTGCCATACAGagcaacagagacagacatctATAAT ttctTCTCACCGTTGAATCCAGTACGTGTCCACATTGAGATCGGCCCAGATGGTAGGGTAACAGGAGAGGCAGATGTAGAGTTTGCAACACACGAAGATGCTGTGGCAGCCATGTCCAAAGACAAAGCCAATATGc AGCACCGCTATGTAGAGCTGTTCTTAAACTcaacagcaggtggcagtaatgGGGCCTACGGCAGCCAGATGATGGGTGGCATGG GGAGCCAGTCATCTTACAGCGGTGGCCAGCTGAGCTCAGGGTACTCCGGTGGATACAGCAGTCAAGGAAACATGGGTGGCTACAGTGACTATA GTAACCAGGGCGGAATGGGAAGCAGTTACTACGGcggcggtggaggaggaggaagcagaggctCAATGAATGGACTGGGTGGGGGATGGggaatgtag
- the hnrnph1 gene encoding heterogeneous nuclear ribonucleoprotein H isoform X2 yields MADEGYVVRIRGLPWSCSVDEVQRFFSDCKIVSNGGGIHFTYTREGRPSGEAFVEFETEDDLKIAVKKDRETMGHRYVEVFKSNNVEMDWVMKHTGPNCPETAGDGLVRLRGLPFGCSKEEIVQFFSGLEIVPNGITLPVDIQGRSTGEAFVQFASQDIAEKALKKHKERIGHRYIEIFKSSRAEVRTHYEPQRKPMGMQRPGPYDRPSGGRGYNMMGRGGSYDRMRRGGYGGGVSDGRYGDGGSSFQSTTGHCVHMRGLPYRATETDIYNFFSPLNPVRVHIEIGPDGRVTGEADVEFATHEDAVAAMSKDKANMQHRYVELFLNSTAGGSNGAYGSQMMGGMGSQSSYSGGQLSSGYSGGYSSQGNMGGYSDYIR; encoded by the exons ATGGCTGATGAGGGATACGTTGTGCGAATCAGGGGTCTCCCTTGGTCCTGTTCAGTGGATGAAGTACAAAGGTTTTTCTCAG ATTGCAAAATCGTCAGCAATGGAGGTGGCATCCACTTCACCTACACAAGAGAGGGACGTCCCAGCGGAGAGGCCTTTGTCGAATTTGAGACGGAAGATGACCTGAAAATTGCTGTGAAGAAGGACAGAGAAACTATGGGTCACAGATATGTAGAGG TGTTTAAATCAAACAACGTTGAGATGGACTGGGTCATGAAGCACACTGGCCCAAATTGCccagagacagcaggagatgGGCTTGTGCGGCTCAGAGGCCTTCCCTTTGGTTGCAGCAAGGAGGAGATAGTGCAGTTTTTCTCAG GGTTGGAAATCGTGCCAAATGGGATAACATTGCCGGTGGACATCCAGGGGAGGAGTACGGGGGAGGCCTTCGTGCAGTTTGCTTCACAGGATATAGCTGAAAAGGCTCTAAAGAAACACAAGGAAAGAATAGGGCACAG GTACATTGAGATCTTCAAGAGTAGCCGCGCTGAGGTGCGGACCCATTATGAACCCCAGCGGAAGCCTATGGGCATGCAGAGACCCGGCCCCTATGACCGCCCCTCAGGTGGTCGTGGCTACAACATGATGGGCCGAGGGGGATCCTATGACAGAATGCGTCGCGGAGGCTATGGAGGAG GTGTATCGGACGGACGGTATGGTGACGGCGGCTCTTCATTTCAGAGCACAACAGGCCACTGTGTCCACATGAGGGGCCTGCCATACAGagcaacagagacagacatctATAAT ttctTCTCACCGTTGAATCCAGTACGTGTCCACATTGAGATCGGCCCAGATGGTAGGGTAACAGGAGAGGCAGATGTAGAGTTTGCAACACACGAAGATGCTGTGGCAGCCATGTCCAAAGACAAAGCCAATATGc AGCACCGCTATGTAGAGCTGTTCTTAAACTcaacagcaggtggcagtaatgGGGCCTACGGCAGCCAGATGATGGGTGGCATGG GGAGCCAGTCATCTTACAGCGGTGGCCAGCTGAGCTCAGGGTACTCCGGTGGATACAGCAGTCAAGGAAACATGGGTGGCTACAGTGACTATA TTAGGTAA
- the hbegfa gene encoding heparin-binding EGF-like growth factor a, with protein MRIFFAALLLVHALVVSRPASGAAVDRYEGDRQRHTSVITLDTTADQRAKEGSRSVGATTVEYDGEDEADEYEDEYYYEEEYEDGISGDYEMELPRVAMSSKPKDPSAILEAGNTEAKRRHGKGRKNGKGKGKKRNPCLKKYKDFCIHGTCQYLRNIRRPSCVCHPNYSGERCEFFTLPAVQPSEGYNRTTALAVVAVVLSSVCLTIIGLLLMLRFHKRGAYDVENEEKVKLGLASNH; from the exons ATGAGGATTTTCTTTGCTGCGCTCCTGCTGGTTCACGCGTTGG TGGTCTCCAGACCAGCCAGCGGTGCTGCAGTTGACAGGTATGAAGGCGACAGGCAGCGGCACACATCTGTCATCACCTTGGATACAACCGCAGACCAGAGGGCCAAAGAGGGGAGCAGGAGCGTGGGTGCAACAACAGTGGAGTATGATGGTGAAGACGAGGCAGACGAGTACGAAGATGAGTATTACTATGAAGAAGAGTATGAGGATGGCATATCTGGAGACTATGAAATGGAACTGCCACGAG TTGCTATGTCAAGCAAACCCAAAGATCCGTCTGCCATCCTGGAGGCTGGAAACACTGAAGCAAAGAGAAGGCATGGGAAGGGAAGAAAGAACGGCAAAGGCAAGGGAAAGAAGAGGAACCCTTGCCTGAAGAAGTACAAGGATTTCTGCATTCACGGCACCTGCCAGTACCTGAGGAACATCCGCCGCCCCTCCTGTGT GTGCCACCCAAATTACTCCGGTGAAAGGTGCGAGTTTTTCACTCTGCCTGCCGTGCAGCCATCCGAAGGCTACAACAGGACCACGGCGCTGGCTGTGGTGGCAGTGGTGCTGTCTTCAGTCTGCCTCACCATCATAGGCCTTTTATTAATGCTTAG GTTTCACAAGCGGGGAGCGTATGATGTAGAGAATGAAGAGAAGGTCAAATTAGGGTTAGCGTCCAACCActga